Proteins encoded within one genomic window of Citricoccus muralis:
- a CDS encoding TetR/AcrR family transcriptional regulator, translating into MPPTTRLPRAQRRRQLMDISLRVFAEKGYHAASMDDIAEAADVSKPVLYQHFTGKYELFLTLLDEQLAVVRDAMVSAMAEAETNEERVRGAVRTLFEYMAREDGAHRIVFNSGLGNDTEVRQRVDQFNDALIGQISEHVFNETYLDDEQAKVIGHAMAGTVLTAARYWASRRRSGEESPSLHIDQVTEHTFQLLWQGIWTFQ; encoded by the coding sequence ATGCCACCGACCACCAGGCTCCCCCGTGCGCAGCGTCGCCGCCAGCTGATGGACATCTCCCTGCGCGTTTTTGCCGAGAAGGGATACCATGCCGCCTCGATGGATGACATCGCCGAGGCTGCTGATGTGTCCAAGCCTGTGCTCTACCAGCACTTCACCGGCAAGTACGAGCTGTTCCTGACCCTGCTCGACGAGCAATTGGCCGTGGTCCGTGATGCCATGGTGTCCGCAATGGCAGAGGCAGAGACCAACGAAGAGCGCGTCCGCGGCGCCGTGCGCACCCTCTTCGAATATATGGCACGAGAAGACGGCGCTCACCGCATCGTCTTCAACTCTGGTCTCGGCAACGATACTGAGGTCCGCCAGCGCGTCGACCAGTTCAACGATGCGCTGATCGGGCAGATCTCCGAGCACGTCTTCAACGAAACCTACCTCGACGACGAACAGGCAAAGGTGATCGGCCACGCCATGGCCGGCACCGTCCTCACTGCGGCCCGCTATTGGGCTAGCCGTCGTCGCAGCGGAGAAGAATCCCCCTCGCTGCACATCGACCAGGTCACCGAGCACACCTTCCAGTTGCTGTGGCAGGGCATCTGGACCTTCCAATAA
- a CDS encoding glutamyl-tRNA reductase — MALFSLVAAHTSLDLEMVAQLSTGTDEVIAAVPSAEATRGAVVLSTCNRLEIYAESRDEQSIDEAAEEILDSVARGAGLNAAQVASSFQLLPQDSAVRHLFTVGAGLDSAVVGEREIAGQVRRALTQARESGITTGGLIKLFESATRTAKDVGSGTALGSTGRSIVSVALDLATELRAGTDQIAAARFWEDANVLVIGTGAYAGTTLAQLQALGAKNVAVHSASGRAEQFVEDRGGWALALGGDKVHGAFAEADVLIGCSGGARTVEAAQLAALREDSLHRLTVLDLALSHDFDPAIADLEGVDLITLESVKLAAPEEQTSAVDQARSMVDEAVSAFVAERRSRSANDAIVALRRHTHQVLEEEIARVRARHGCTAAAEEVELAMRRMIRQLLHEPTTRARQLAAEGRLDEYTAALQTLFGLETASESPASSAATCPVHDSSQRSA, encoded by the coding sequence GTGGCTCTGTTTTCTTTGGTTGCCGCGCACACCAGCCTAGACCTCGAGATGGTGGCGCAGTTGAGCACCGGAACCGATGAGGTCATCGCTGCCGTCCCCTCTGCCGAGGCAACGCGCGGCGCCGTGGTGCTCTCCACCTGCAACCGCTTGGAGATCTACGCCGAATCTCGCGATGAGCAGAGCATTGACGAGGCCGCCGAGGAGATTCTCGATTCGGTCGCCCGCGGCGCCGGACTGAATGCCGCCCAGGTGGCTTCTTCCTTCCAGTTACTCCCCCAGGATTCTGCCGTGCGTCACCTTTTCACGGTGGGCGCCGGGCTCGATTCCGCTGTTGTCGGCGAGCGCGAAATTGCCGGCCAGGTGCGCCGCGCCCTGACGCAGGCCCGCGAATCGGGAATCACCACCGGCGGGCTGATCAAGCTTTTCGAATCCGCCACCCGCACCGCCAAAGATGTCGGCTCAGGCACCGCCCTGGGTTCCACCGGACGCTCTATTGTTTCGGTCGCCCTGGATTTGGCCACCGAGTTGCGCGCTGGCACCGACCAGATTGCCGCCGCCCGGTTCTGGGAGGACGCCAATGTCCTCGTCATCGGCACCGGTGCTTACGCCGGCACGACCCTGGCCCAACTGCAAGCCCTGGGCGCGAAGAACGTGGCGGTGCACTCTGCCTCCGGGCGCGCCGAGCAGTTCGTCGAGGATCGCGGCGGCTGGGCCCTGGCCCTGGGTGGCGACAAGGTGCACGGCGCCTTCGCCGAGGCTGATGTGCTGATCGGTTGCTCCGGTGGCGCCCGCACGGTTGAAGCAGCCCAGTTGGCCGCACTACGCGAGGATTCCCTGCACCGGCTCACCGTGCTGGATTTGGCGCTGTCCCATGATTTCGATCCCGCTATCGCCGATCTGGAAGGCGTGGATCTGATCACCCTCGAGTCAGTCAAGCTGGCCGCCCCCGAGGAGCAGACCTCCGCCGTCGATCAGGCTCGATCCATGGTCGACGAAGCCGTCTCTGCCTTTGTCGCAGAGCGCCGGTCGCGCAGCGCCAACGATGCCATTGTCGCGCTGCGCCGCCACACCCACCAGGTGCTCGAAGAAGAAATCGCCCGGGTGCGCGCCCGCCACGGGTGCACCGCCGCGGCCGAGGAAGTCGAATTGGCTATGCGGCGGATGATCCGTCAGTTGTTGCACGAGCCCACCACGCGCGCCCGCCAGCTGGCCGCCGAGGGCCGGCTGGATGAATACACCGCTGCTTTGCAGACCCTCTTCGGACTGGAGACCGCCTCGGAGTCCCCCGCCTCTTCGGCGGCGACGTGCCCGGTGCACGATTCATCCCAGCGCTCAGCCTGA
- a CDS encoding ferrochelatase translates to MTDAVMDPKDYDAVLLASFGGPEGQDDVIPFLRNVTAGRGIPDERLEEVATHYRANGGISPINEQNRALKEALEQELAARSLELPVYWGNRNWAPYFNDTVADLHRDGHERVLVLTTSAYSCYSSDRQYREDMAGGILANELQGRIELDKIRQYFNHPGFIEPFAEGLRDGLRSLREELDVAGATGQIRILFATHSIPTSDAAAAGPRDLAEQLRAEAGAEPGEANGADVYSAQHLDAAAEVLKLVPEAEGLSWDLVYQSRSGAPHIPWLEPDINDAMEQLVEEHDVAGFVVVPLGFVSDHMEVLWDLDTEAKETAERLGVGFRRTPTPGTHPQFVSGLVDMIEERLGRREGRAAVGRFDAWYDTAPADDSVKLNRDGERRPTVGAADADVVNELTAEREPGQV, encoded by the coding sequence ATGACCGACGCTGTCATGGATCCGAAGGACTACGACGCCGTTCTGCTCGCTTCCTTCGGCGGGCCAGAGGGCCAGGACGACGTCATCCCGTTTCTGCGCAACGTGACCGCAGGGCGTGGGATCCCGGATGAGCGCCTGGAAGAGGTGGCCACCCACTACCGCGCCAACGGCGGCATCAGCCCGATCAATGAGCAGAACCGCGCGCTCAAGGAAGCTCTCGAACAGGAACTGGCCGCGCGCTCGCTGGAGTTGCCCGTCTACTGGGGTAACCGCAACTGGGCGCCATACTTCAACGACACGGTGGCCGACCTGCACCGGGATGGTCACGAGCGGGTGCTGGTGCTGACCACCTCCGCCTACTCCTGCTACTCTTCGGACCGCCAGTACCGCGAGGACATGGCCGGCGGAATCCTAGCCAATGAGCTGCAGGGACGGATCGAGCTCGACAAGATCCGCCAGTACTTCAACCACCCCGGATTCATTGAGCCCTTCGCTGAGGGATTGCGCGATGGTCTACGATCCCTGCGCGAGGAACTCGACGTCGCGGGGGCCACCGGGCAGATCCGCATCCTCTTCGCCACCCACTCGATTCCTACCTCCGATGCCGCTGCGGCCGGTCCCCGGGATCTGGCCGAGCAGTTGCGCGCCGAAGCCGGTGCCGAGCCGGGTGAGGCCAACGGTGCTGACGTGTACTCCGCGCAGCACCTCGACGCCGCCGCCGAAGTGCTCAAGCTGGTCCCCGAAGCCGAGGGACTTTCCTGGGACCTGGTGTACCAGTCCCGTTCCGGCGCCCCGCACATCCCGTGGCTGGAGCCCGACATCAACGACGCCATGGAGCAACTCGTCGAGGAGCACGACGTGGCCGGCTTCGTCGTCGTGCCCCTGGGGTTCGTCTCCGATCACATGGAGGTGCTCTGGGACCTCGACACCGAGGCGAAGGAGACCGCAGAGAGGTTGGGTGTGGGTTTCCGCCGTACCCCGACTCCGGGCACACACCCCCAGTTCGTGAGCGGTCTCGTCGACATGATCGAGGAGCGATTGGGACGCCGCGAGGGCCGCGCCGCTGTGGGTCGGTTCGATGCCTGGTACGACACCGCTCCCGCCGATGATTCGGTGAAGCTCAACCGAGACGGCGAGCGCCGCCCCACCGTGGGCGCGGCCGATGCCGACGTCGTCAACGAGCTCACCGCAGAACGTGAACCGGGGCAGGTATGA
- the hemQ gene encoding hydrogen peroxide-dependent heme synthase gives MTEQSVTPSDTEHRTEWFTTYTVFARDVPSTVNRAGQSATERTRAVEQFDKVVAELADDGVTVRGTYDVSGMRADADIMVWMYGHVPEKLQAAIRKLRRTELLAGTHMVLSAMGSDRMAEFNKEHIPAFAMGRKPRTWLCFYPFVRSYDWYTLEGKDRARMLREHGQLGQEFPMVWANTTSAFALNDWEWLLGLEAPELNHLVDMMRHLRNNETRHYVREEVPFYTGRLVTTEEIVEVLI, from the coding sequence ATGACAGAGCAATCCGTCACCCCCTCGGACACCGAGCACCGCACCGAGTGGTTCACCACCTATACGGTATTCGCCCGCGATGTGCCGTCCACGGTGAATCGGGCGGGCCAGTCGGCCACGGAGCGTACCCGTGCGGTGGAACAGTTCGACAAGGTGGTGGCCGAGCTTGCCGACGACGGGGTCACCGTGCGCGGTACCTACGACGTCTCCGGGATGCGCGCCGACGCCGACATCATGGTGTGGATGTACGGGCACGTCCCGGAAAAACTGCAGGCGGCAATCCGCAAGCTGCGTCGCACCGAGCTGCTGGCCGGCACCCACATGGTGCTTTCCGCCATGGGGTCGGACCGGATGGCCGAATTCAACAAGGAACACATTCCCGCCTTCGCCATGGGTCGCAAGCCGCGCACCTGGCTGTGTTTCTACCCGTTCGTGCGCTCCTACGACTGGTACACCCTGGAAGGCAAAGACCGCGCCCGCATGCTGCGCGAACACGGCCAGCTCGGTCAGGAATTCCCCATGGTGTGGGCCAACACCACCTCCGCGTTTGCCCTGAACGACTGGGAATGGCTGCTGGGCCTGGAAGCCCCCGAGCTGAACCACCTCGTCGACATGATGCGCCACCTGCGCAACAACGAAACCCGTCACTACGTGCGCGAGGAAGTGCCCTTCTACACCGGGCGTCTCGTCACCACCGAAGAGATTGTTGAGGTGCTGATCTGA
- a CDS encoding protoporphyrinogen/coproporphyrinogen oxidase, which yields MTQFNTVVIGGGVAGLVAALTHQDRGEDVLVLEAGPAWGGVVRGAEMGGIRLDVGAEAFAVRNDVVAELARELGLDTLDPNPVGSWLQLPERAVPAPKLGVLGIPGDLDAAEVGEALGPDALERARQDLDAPMDRWTEATRTGAAVTLGELVADRLGEDVLATLVAPVVSGVHSADPHQLEVRAVAPGLLDAAVEMGSLARAVAAQRSRRPGAAVASVVGGMNTLTQALAERVLGRLNTAVTALERHGTGWVVHTNAESFDAAQIVIATDGPTAWRLLAPVSDGALDPGDAPEQGAGVALVTLILDHPELDAHPRGTGILVAPTVEPEQVGAKAMTHISAKWSWVREALPAGRHALRLSYGRVTDDPASGAPGYASTDAELLRLATRDIYRLTGTEPGSGVVVDHHIQRWRAALPVASPEHRRRVSDMRDWARTQRDVDIVGAWLAGTGLAAVIADIRD from the coding sequence GTGACCCAGTTCAACACCGTCGTGATCGGCGGCGGGGTGGCCGGGCTGGTCGCCGCGCTGACACACCAAGACCGTGGTGAGGACGTGCTCGTGCTCGAGGCTGGACCGGCCTGGGGCGGAGTGGTGCGCGGTGCGGAGATGGGCGGCATCCGGCTGGACGTCGGCGCCGAAGCCTTCGCGGTGCGCAACGACGTCGTCGCCGAGCTGGCCCGGGAGTTGGGGCTAGACACCTTGGACCCGAACCCCGTTGGCTCCTGGCTGCAGCTACCCGAACGCGCCGTACCCGCGCCGAAGCTGGGGGTGCTCGGCATTCCCGGTGATCTCGACGCTGCCGAAGTCGGCGAGGCCCTCGGGCCGGACGCGCTGGAACGCGCCCGCCAGGATCTGGATGCCCCGATGGACCGTTGGACGGAGGCCACCCGAACCGGGGCCGCAGTGACCCTGGGCGAGTTGGTGGCGGACCGGCTGGGCGAGGATGTGCTCGCCACCCTGGTCGCGCCGGTGGTGTCCGGGGTGCATTCGGCCGATCCGCACCAGCTGGAAGTGCGTGCCGTCGCTCCCGGACTGCTCGACGCCGCGGTGGAGATGGGTTCGCTTGCCCGTGCGGTGGCTGCTCAGCGCTCGCGGCGCCCTGGAGCGGCGGTGGCGTCGGTGGTGGGCGGGATGAACACCCTCACTCAGGCCCTGGCCGAACGGGTCTTGGGCCGGCTGAACACCGCCGTCACCGCTCTGGAACGTCACGGCACCGGCTGGGTAGTCCACACCAACGCTGAATCGTTCGACGCCGCGCAGATCGTGATCGCCACCGACGGTCCCACGGCCTGGCGGCTGCTGGCGCCCGTCTCGGACGGCGCGCTCGATCCGGGCGACGCCCCGGAGCAGGGGGCTGGGGTGGCCCTGGTGACCCTGATTCTCGACCACCCGGAACTCGACGCTCACCCCCGGGGCACCGGAATTCTGGTGGCGCCCACCGTGGAGCCCGAGCAGGTCGGGGCGAAGGCGATGACCCACATCTCCGCGAAATGGTCGTGGGTGCGCGAGGCGCTGCCCGCCGGTCGACACGCACTGCGCCTGTCCTATGGGCGCGTCACCGACGACCCCGCCTCCGGTGCCCCCGGCTACGCCTCTACCGACGCGGAACTGCTGCGCCTGGCTACACGCGACATCTACCGGCTGACGGGCACCGAACCGGGCTCCGGCGTCGTCGTCGATCACCATATTCAACGCTGGCGGGCCGCGCTGCCGGTGGCCAGTCCGGAACATCGTCGTCGGGTGTCCGATATGCGAGACTGGGCACGAACCCAACGCGACGTTGACATCGTCGGAGCCTGGCTTGCCGGGACTGGATTGGCGGCCGTCATCGCAGATATTCGTGACTGA
- the hemC gene encoding hydroxymethylbilane synthase: MTGFRVGTRGSALATTQTTTVADALARTSGREYELKIIRTEGDITTGSLASLGGTGVFASALRAAILDGEVDLAVHSLKDLPAKQPEGLEIVAIPERVDVRDALCARDGLTLETLPRGARVGTGSPRRVAQLLAARPDLEMVDIRGNVPTRLARVPGLESHDDHAPAAAGSPRGDLDAVVLACAGLDRIGMDWAITERLDPAVVLPAPGQGALAIESRPELAGAASPHPELTRALAEYDDAATRVQVTAERALLSRLEAGCAAPLGALGRFGSGTLVLDAVVAAHDGSRVLRRNEQITLAVDPAEEAALEAARALGVEVAEALLADGADLLSW; encoded by the coding sequence ATGACCGGATTCCGCGTCGGCACCCGCGGCTCGGCGCTGGCCACCACGCAGACCACCACGGTGGCGGATGCGCTGGCCAGGACCTCCGGACGGGAGTACGAGCTGAAGATCATCCGCACCGAAGGTGACATCACCACCGGCTCGCTGGCCTCGCTGGGCGGCACTGGTGTATTCGCGTCGGCGCTGCGGGCCGCGATTCTTGACGGTGAGGTCGATCTCGCGGTGCATTCCCTCAAGGACCTTCCAGCCAAGCAGCCCGAAGGCCTGGAGATCGTGGCGATCCCCGAGCGGGTGGATGTGCGCGATGCGCTGTGCGCCCGTGACGGGCTCACCCTGGAGACGCTGCCGCGCGGTGCTCGCGTGGGGACCGGTTCCCCGCGCCGGGTGGCGCAGCTGCTGGCGGCCCGTCCCGACCTGGAGATGGTGGACATCCGCGGTAACGTGCCCACCCGCCTGGCGCGGGTGCCCGGGCTGGAAAGCCATGACGATCACGCCCCCGCGGCGGCTGGCTCCCCGCGCGGTGACCTCGATGCGGTGGTGTTGGCCTGTGCCGGGCTGGACCGGATCGGCATGGACTGGGCGATCACCGAGCGACTGGATCCTGCCGTCGTCCTCCCCGCACCGGGTCAGGGCGCGCTGGCGATTGAGTCGCGTCCGGAACTGGCCGGCGCTGCGAGCCCGCACCCAGAGCTCACCCGCGCGTTGGCAGAGTACGACGACGCAGCCACCCGTGTTCAGGTCACCGCCGAACGTGCGTTGCTCAGCCGGCTCGAGGCCGGATGCGCAGCACCGTTGGGCGCGCTGGGCCGCTTCGGCTCTGGAACCCTGGTGCTGGACGCCGTGGTGGCCGCTCACGATGGCTCACGGGTGCTGCGCCGCAACGAACAGATCACGCTCGCCGTGGACCCGGCCGAAGAAGCAGCCTTGGAAGCCGCGCGCGCCCTGGGCGTCGAGGTGGCCGAAGCGCTGCTGGCCGACGGCGCCGACCTGTTGTCCTGGTGA
- a CDS encoding uroporphyrinogen-III synthase: protein MSQVARLVVTRQPAQASELESGLREAGVGVEFLPVTDFALPEDRSALYESVDRLGSGIYQWLLITSPNAARALVHAGWDGLLPSTTALAVTGPGTARTVAALGCHSTPWMPREASARGLREGFPQRTHGGSAGFGSGRLLLPQSDLADPALAEALGARGWRVDMVSAYQTVEYPADPARRLLPRAGEILDIDSWNQPGAVVLLTSASAAREFHRRHQGALPHLIAIGEPTERQCRELDMPLLGTAPTPDAAGILAVLKSAS, encoded by the coding sequence GTGAGCCAGGTGGCCCGCCTCGTCGTCACTCGTCAGCCCGCACAAGCAAGCGAACTGGAATCCGGGCTGCGCGAGGCCGGCGTCGGCGTCGAGTTCCTCCCAGTCACCGATTTCGCGCTGCCTGAGGACCGGTCTGCGCTGTACGAGTCGGTGGACCGGCTCGGGTCCGGGATCTATCAGTGGCTGCTGATCACCAGCCCCAACGCCGCCCGGGCCCTGGTCCATGCCGGATGGGACGGGCTATTGCCCTCCACCACCGCGCTGGCCGTGACCGGTCCCGGCACCGCGCGCACCGTGGCGGCTCTCGGCTGCCATTCCACCCCCTGGATGCCGCGCGAAGCGTCGGCCCGGGGACTGCGGGAGGGTTTTCCGCAGCGCACCCACGGTGGCTCGGCAGGTTTCGGCTCCGGACGGCTGCTGCTGCCCCAATCCGATCTGGCAGACCCCGCGTTGGCTGAGGCCCTCGGTGCGCGGGGTTGGCGCGTCGATATGGTGTCGGCATATCAAACCGTCGAATATCCAGCGGATCCGGCGCGGCGCCTGCTTCCCCGGGCGGGCGAGATACTGGACATCGATTCCTGGAACCAACCGGGCGCGGTCGTGCTGCTGACCAGTGCCTCCGCGGCGCGCGAATTCCACCGGCGTCATCAGGGCGCCCTCCCGCATCTGATTGCCATCGGCGAGCCCACCGAACGGCAATGCCGAGAATTGGACATGCCGCTGCTGGGCACTGCCCCTACTCCGGATGCTGCCGGAATCCTGGCTGTACTTAAATCAGCGTCCTGA
- the hemE gene encoding uroporphyrinogen decarboxylase, whose product MTAPQLPAGHPLVTDDATRSTARSALITALRGGTPDRRPVWFMRQAGRSLPEYRQLREGISMLDSCLQPELASEITLQPVRRHDVDAGIFFSDIVIPLRLAEVGVDIVPGVGPVLDAPVRTAADVAALPELTEESLEPIREAVRLTVAELGSTPLIGFAGAPFTLAAYMVEGKPSRDHLGPRTMMHAEPDTWNALASWAARASGHFLRAQIEAGASAGQLFDSWAGSLSLGDYLTHVQPHSAAAFAQVADLAGPDGVPLIHFGTGTSEILPAMRDAGASAVGVDYRLPLDEAHRRLTATPGADGRGAVPLQGNIDPALLEAGWDVLEAHVRGVIEAGSVAPGHVLNLGHGVPPHTDPTVLTRVVELIHSVAP is encoded by the coding sequence ATGACTGCACCTCAGCTGCCTGCCGGCCACCCGCTGGTAACCGATGACGCTACCCGTTCCACCGCGCGCTCCGCCCTGATCACCGCCCTGCGTGGCGGCACGCCGGACCGTCGTCCGGTGTGGTTTATGCGCCAGGCCGGACGCTCTTTGCCCGAATACCGCCAGCTGCGCGAGGGGATTTCCATGCTGGATTCCTGCTTGCAACCCGAACTGGCCTCGGAGATCACCCTGCAACCGGTGCGTCGTCACGACGTCGACGCCGGCATCTTTTTCTCCGACATCGTCATCCCGCTGCGCCTGGCCGAGGTAGGCGTGGACATTGTCCCCGGGGTCGGTCCAGTGCTAGATGCCCCCGTGCGCACCGCTGCAGACGTCGCAGCGCTGCCTGAACTGACGGAGGAATCACTCGAACCCATCCGCGAGGCAGTGCGGCTGACCGTGGCCGAGCTGGGATCCACCCCCTTGATCGGGTTCGCGGGTGCTCCGTTTACGCTGGCCGCCTACATGGTGGAAGGCAAGCCCTCGCGTGACCACCTCGGTCCGCGCACCATGATGCATGCTGAACCGGACACCTGGAATGCATTGGCCAGCTGGGCGGCACGTGCCTCGGGGCATTTCCTGCGCGCTCAAATTGAAGCGGGTGCCTCGGCCGGTCAGCTTTTCGACTCTTGGGCCGGTTCGCTCTCGCTGGGCGACTACCTGACCCATGTGCAGCCCCATTCTGCCGCGGCTTTCGCTCAGGTCGCCGACCTGGCCGGGCCGGACGGAGTGCCGTTGATTCACTTTGGCACCGGAACCTCGGAGATCCTGCCTGCCATGCGCGACGCCGGCGCCAGCGCGGTCGGCGTCGACTACCGGTTGCCCCTGGACGAGGCTCACCGCAGGCTCACCGCGACCCCCGGGGCGGATGGCCGGGGCGCGGTGCCGCTACAGGGCAATATCGACCCCGCCCTGCTCGAAGCCGGATGGGACGTGTTGGAGGCCCATGTGCGCGGGGTGATTGAGGCGGGTTCGGTGGCGCCGGGCCATGTGCTCAATCTCGGCCACGGCGTGCCCCCGCACACCGACCCCACCGTGCTGACCCGCGTGGTCGAGCTGATTCACTCGGTTGCGCCGTAG
- the hemB gene encoding porphobilinogen synthase, with amino-acid sequence MPFPQHRPRRLRQNPAMRRLAAQTRLHPSELILPVFLKEGASEPIAISSMPGVVQHTRESLKRASAEAVELGLGGIMLFGVPEHHDATGSESLNPEGVLNDGIRAIKEEVGDDLVVMSDLCLDEFTDHGHCGVLDDAGNVDNDATLEIYGQMGVAQAEAGAHLVGPSGMMDGQVAVIRQALDDAGHQDVGIIAYSAKYSSAFYGPFREAVDSQLTGDRKTYQMDPSNRREAVLETMLDLEEGADMVMVKPAMSYLDILRDVAEISDVPVSAYQISGEYAMIEAAAANGWINRDAAMAESVLSIRRAGADTVLTYYAVELGRALKEGSL; translated from the coding sequence ATGCCTTTTCCGCAGCACCGGCCCCGCCGTCTCCGTCAGAATCCCGCGATGCGCCGCCTGGCCGCCCAAACCCGGCTACATCCCTCCGAACTGATTCTGCCGGTGTTCCTCAAGGAGGGCGCGAGCGAACCGATCGCCATTTCCTCCATGCCGGGCGTTGTCCAGCACACCCGCGAGTCGCTCAAACGCGCCTCCGCGGAAGCAGTGGAGCTGGGGCTAGGCGGCATCATGCTCTTTGGCGTGCCCGAACACCACGACGCCACCGGATCCGAATCGCTGAACCCCGAGGGCGTGCTCAACGACGGCATCCGCGCCATTAAGGAAGAAGTGGGCGACGACCTGGTGGTCATGTCGGACCTGTGCCTGGATGAGTTCACCGATCACGGGCACTGCGGTGTGCTCGACGACGCCGGCAACGTCGACAACGACGCGACCCTGGAGATCTACGGGCAGATGGGCGTGGCCCAGGCCGAGGCGGGCGCGCACCTGGTGGGCCCTTCCGGGATGATGGACGGCCAGGTCGCCGTCATCCGTCAGGCCCTCGACGACGCCGGCCACCAGGACGTGGGCATCATCGCCTACTCCGCTAAATACTCGTCGGCGTTCTACGGACCGTTCCGCGAGGCGGTGGATTCGCAGCTCACCGGCGACCGCAAAACCTACCAGATGGACCCGTCCAACCGGCGCGAGGCCGTGCTGGAGACCATGCTGGACCTGGAGGAGGGCGCCGACATGGTGATGGTCAAGCCGGCGATGAGCTACCTGGATATTCTGCGCGACGTCGCCGAGATCTCCGATGTGCCGGTCTCGGCCTACCAGATCTCGGGGGAGTACGCGATGATCGAGGCCGCTGCCGCGAACGGCTGGATCAACCGGGACGCCGCGATGGCCGAATCCGTGCTGTCCATCCGCCGCGCCGGCGCCGACACCGTGCTGACCTATTACGCCGTCGAACTGGGCCGTGCCCTGAAGGAAGGTTCCCTGTGA
- a CDS encoding putative quinol monooxygenase, translated as MILITVKYTVKPDYADTFLDRVADFTEATRAEEGNLWFDWFQSVEDPHVFLLHEAFQDDAAEAHVTSDHFQAGLDAMRPTLVKTPEIISRTIEGSGWDRMGELDLGD; from the coding sequence ATGATCCTGATTACTGTGAAATACACCGTCAAGCCCGACTACGCCGACACCTTCCTGGATCGGGTCGCCGATTTCACCGAAGCCACCCGCGCGGAAGAGGGAAACCTCTGGTTCGACTGGTTCCAGTCGGTGGAGGACCCGCACGTTTTTCTCCTGCACGAAGCATTCCAGGACGACGCCGCCGAAGCCCACGTCACCTCGGACCATTTCCAGGCCGGCCTCGATGCTATGCGCCCGACCCTGGTGAAGACCCCGGAGATCATTTCCCGCACCATCGAGGGTTCCGGCTGGGACCGCATGGGCGAGCTCGACCTCGGAGACTGA
- a CDS encoding DUF3107 domain-containing protein encodes MEIRIGVQHVAREIVLETEASAEEVNEKVQSSLTRGEVLELTDKKGKTLLVPAAGIGYVEVGNSTARPVGFAAQ; translated from the coding sequence ATGGAGATTCGGATCGGCGTTCAGCACGTGGCCCGCGAGATCGTCCTCGAAACCGAGGCCAGCGCGGAGGAAGTAAACGAGAAGGTGCAGTCGTCGCTCACCCGCGGCGAGGTGCTGGAGCTCACCGATAAGAAGGGCAAGACCCTGCTGGTGCCAGCCGCGGGCATTGGCTACGTGGAAGTCGGCAACTCGACCGCTCGCCCCGTCGGTTTCGCCGCCCAGTAA